Proteins from one Gossypium raimondii isolate GPD5lz chromosome 8, ASM2569854v1, whole genome shotgun sequence genomic window:
- the LOC105790914 gene encoding organic cation/carnitine transporter 7, whose translation MDNEQVGLYTLDEALESLGFGKFQAFVLAYAGLGWFAEAMEIMILSFIGQAVKSEWGLSSSQESLLSTIVFAGMVIGAYGWGTISDTYGRRTGFLTISIVTSGAGFLSTFSPNYLSLVILRGFVGFGLGGTSVFLSWFLEFVPASSRGMWMIVFSTFWTFGSIFEATLVWIVMAKLNWRWVLALSSVPSFVLLFLYGVAPESPRYLCMKGRTGDALRILEKIASVNRTKVPAGVLISSRSTDKAEESTPSEDRIPLLPSLSKSSMQSKLGLSSFFMLFSSKLIKTTALLWVLLFGDSFSYYGIILLTSKLSSGESGCFPTFQSSGYLLGDSLYVNAFITSIAELPGLFLSALLVDRVGRKQTMSIMFGLAFIFLLPLLTRQSAVLTTCLLFGARMNAMATFTVASIYAPELYPTSVRTTGAGVASAVGRIGGMVCPLVSVALVNACHQTEAIAIYLAVIVVSLVCIQLFPYDTKGRELSDTAS comes from the exons ATGGATAATGAACAGGTTGGTTTATATACGTTGGATGAAGCCCTTGAAAGCCTGGGGTTCGGGAAATTCCAAGCATTTGTTCTTGCATACGCGGGGCTGGGTTGGTTTGCTGAAGCCATGGAAATTATGATTCTTTCCTTCATCGGACAAGCTGTTAAGTCAGAGTGGGGACTTTCCTCGAGTCAGGAGAGCTTGTTAAGCACCATTGTGTTTGCTGGTATGGTAATTGGAGCCTACGGATGGGGTACTATATCGGATACGTACGGAAGGAG GACAGGTTTTCTTACTATATCTATTGTAACTAGTGGAGCTGGATTCTTGAGCACATTCTCTCCAAACTATTTATCACTTGTTATTCTTCGAGGTTTCGTTGGTTTTGGCCTTGGTGGCACATCTGTATTCTTATCCTGGTTTCTGGAGTTCGTTCCAGCTTCTAGTAGAGGCATGTGGATGAttgtattttcaactttttgGACATTTGGATCAATTTTTGAGGCAACTCTTGTTTGG ATTGTCATGGCTAAATTAAACTGGAGGTGGGTACTTGCATTGTCATCTGTGCCATCTTTTGTTCTGCTTTTTTTGTATGGTGTTGCACCTGAGTCTCCAAGATACCTATGCATGAAAGGTAGGACGGGTGATGCACTTCGAATCCTAGAGAAGATAGCTTCAGTGAACCGAACAAAAGTTCCTGCTGGTGTCTTAATTTCTAGTAGATCAACTGACAAGGCTGAAGAGTCTACCCCGTCAGAAGATAGGATCCCATTACTCCCCTCACTGAGTAAAAGTAGCATGCAATCAAAATTAGGCTTGTCGtcattttttatgcttttctcgtcaaaattaattaaaacaactgCGCTCCTATGGGTATTATTATTTGGAGATTCATTTTCGTATTATGGTATCATATTGCTTACCTCAAAGCTAAGTAGTGGAGAAAGTGGGTGTTTCCCAACTTTTCAAAGCAGTGGATATCTCCTAGGTGATAGCCTCTATGTAAATGCATTCATCACTAGTATCGCAG AGCTTCCTGGGCTTTTTTTGTCAGCATTATTGGTCGATAGGGTTGGCCGCAAGCAGACCATGTCAATTATGTTTGGCTTagcatttattttccttcttccaCTACTAACACGTCAGTCTGCTGTTTTAACTACTTGCTTATTATTTGGAGCTCGCATGAATGCCATGGCAACCTTTACTGTCGCCTCTATATATGCCCCTGAG TTATATCCAACCTCGGTGCGGACAACAGGTGCAGGAGTTGCAAGTGCTGTGGGAAGAATTGGCGGTATGGTATGTCCTCTTGTTTCAGTGGCACTGGTGAATGCGTGCCATCAAACAGAAGCTATTGCTATATATTTGGCTGTTATAGTTGTTTCACTAGTTTGTATTCAACTCTTCCCCTATGATACTAAAGGACGAGAACTTAGTGATACTGCGTCCTGA